The genomic DNA CTGGGTAAGGGCGCACCCCCTGGGCCCGCTCCCCGTGGCATTGGGCGCAAAGCCGCCGCCAAGGCTCCCCCCCCTGGGCCAGGGCCACAATCCCCAGAAGGAAGAGGGCCAGAAGCCGCTTCATGGGCTCATTATAGACAATAAACCTACCCTGGGCTCTTTAGCGGGCCTTTATCTCGGTCCAGACCCGGTCAAAAAGGGCGATTTCCGGCCCCAGGTCCTTGAGGTACTCTAGCTTGGCCCGAACCTCCTCGGGGGGAAAGACCACGGGGTCCTGGCGCATCTCCTCGGGCAGAAGGGGAATGGCGGCGGCCACCGGGGTGGCGTAGCGGGTGTACTCGGCCAAGGCGGCGGCGTTCTCCGGGGCCAAGAGGAAGTCAATAAAGCGGTAGGCCAGCTCCTGGGCTGGGCCCCGCTTCAGGACCACCAGGGCGTCGGTCCAAAGGGTTCCCCCTTCCTTGGGGATGACGTAGCGGAGGCGCGCCTCCTCCTGGCGGGCCTGGAGGACGTCCCCCGAGTAGGCAAGGCTCAAGGCGGCGTCCCCCGCCAGGATGCGGTTTAGCGCCTCGATGCCCCCGGCGAAGCCCACGGAGCGCCCCTTAGCCGCAATCAGGAGCTCCTTGGCCTTCTCCAAGGCCACGGGTTCGGTGGTGTTCACCGAGTAGCCCAAATACTTCAGCGCCGCCCCGATGGTCTCCCGCATCTCGTCCAGGAGGAGGAAAGGCCCCACCTGGCGCCCTGGGTCGAAGAACACGGCGTAGGAGTCCACCGGGCCCTTCACCAGGTCCTCCCGGTAAGCGATCCCCGTGGTGCCCCAGAGGTAGGGGATGGAGTACTGGAGGCCCGGGTCGTAGGGGGGGTCTTGGAAAAAGGGGTCCAGGTTCTGGAGGTTGGAGAGCTTGGCCTTGTCCAAGGGAACGATGAGCCCCTCCCGGACCATCTGCAGCACGTAGTAGTCCGGGGCCACCACCAAGGAGAACTCCTGGTCCGCTCCCGCCTTCAGCTTGGCCAGCATGGCCTCGGGGGACTCAAAGGTGTCCAGGACCACCTTGGCCCCGGTTTCCGCCTCGAACTTCTTCACGAGCTCCTCGGGGATGTAATCCGCCCAGTTCAGGAAGTAGAGGGTGCCCGCCCCCTGGGCCGGCCGGGGCCGGAGCAGGAAAACCCCCAACAGGACCAAAACCGCCAGGAAAAGAAAGACCGTCACACGCCTCATACCCGCCTCCGGGAAAGAGCATACCCCAAAGCCAGAAAAACCGCCGAAAGGCCCACGATAAGGGTGGAAAGGGCATGGACCTTAGGGCTCACTCCTAGCTTGACGCTAGAGTAGATGTAGAGGGGCAAGGTGGTGGCCCCGGGGCCAGCGGTGAAGAAGGTGACCACGAAGTCGTCTAAGGAGAGGGTAAGGGCGAGGAGGGCCCCCGCCGCCACCCCCGGCCAGGCCAAGGGCAAGGTGACGTAGAGGAAGGTCTGGAAGCCCCTGGCCCCCAGGTCCCGGGCCGCCTCCTCCAAGGCGGGGTCCAGAAGGAGAAGCCGGGAGCGCACCACCAAGGTGACGAAGGCCAGCTGGAAGGTAATGTGGCCCAGGATCACGGTGAGGAGGGAAAGCCGGGGAAAACCGAAAAGCTCCCGGGAAAAGGCAAAGAGGAGCAAAAGCGAGATCCCCATGACCACGTCGGGCACCACCACCGGGACATAAAGGAGGTAGCGCAAAAGCGCCTTGCCCCAAAAGCGGTAGCGCACCATGCCCAAGGCGAGGAGCGTACCCAAGACCGTGGAAACCAGGGTGGAAACCAGGGCCACCGTCAGGGTGTTTAGGAAGTACTCCAACACACGCGGATCCTGGAACAGGGCCCGGTACCAGTCCAGGGTGAAGCCGCTGAAGCGCACCCCCCGGCGGCTCTCGTTGAAGGAAAGGGCCACGATGACCAGGATGGGCCCATAGAGGAAGAGGTAGACCAAGAGGGCGTGGAGGGAAAGTAGCCGCCTCATACCAGCTCCTCGAGCCCCCTTTCCCCCTGGATCCGGGCGTACAGGTAAAGGCTTAGGAGGACGAAGCCCATGAGGAAAACGCTCAAGGCCGCCCCGAAGGCCCAGTCCCGGGTGACGCCGAACTGCTGTTGGATGAGGTTGCCGATGAGGACCACCCGCCCCGCCCCCAAAAGGTCCGCCACCACGAAGGTGCCCATGGCGGGGATAAAGACGAGGACGCTACCGGCAAAGAGCCCGGGATAAGTCTGGGGGAGCACGGCGTGCAAGAAGGCGCGGAAGGGCCTCGCCCCCAGGTCGTAGGCCGCCTCCAAAAGCTGCCAGTCCAGCCTCTCCACGCTGGCGTAGACGGGCAGGACAAAGAAGGGCAAGAAGGTGTAGACCGTGGCCAGGAGCACGGCGCCAAAGGAGGGGTAGAAGGCGAAGGGGCCCAGGCCGA from Thermus sp. LT1-2-5 includes the following:
- a CDS encoding spermidine/putrescine ABC transporter substrate-binding protein — protein: MRRVTVFLFLAVLVLLGVFLLRPRPAQGAGTLYFLNWADYIPEELVKKFEAETGAKVVLDTFESPEAMLAKLKAGADQEFSLVVAPDYYVLQMVREGLIVPLDKAKLSNLQNLDPFFQDPPYDPGLQYSIPYLWGTTGIAYREDLVKGPVDSYAVFFDPGRQVGPFLLLDEMRETIGAALKYLGYSVNTTEPVALEKAKELLIAAKGRSVGFAGGIEALNRILAGDAALSLAYSGDVLQARQEEARLRYVIPKEGGTLWTDALVVLKRGPAQELAYRFIDFLLAPENAAALAEYTRYATPVAAAIPLLPEEMRQDPVVFPPEEVRAKLEYLKDLGPEIALFDRVWTEIKAR
- a CDS encoding ABC transporter permease, with the translated sequence MRRLLSLHALLVYLFLYGPILVIVALSFNESRRGVRFSGFTLDWYRALFQDPRVLEYFLNTLTVALVSTLVSTVLGTLLALGMVRYRFWGKALLRYLLYVPVVVPDVVMGISLLLLFAFSRELFGFPRLSLLTVILGHITFQLAFVTLVVRSRLLLLDPALEEAARDLGARGFQTFLYVTLPLAWPGVAAGALLALTLSLDDFVVTFFTAGPGATTLPLYIYSSVKLGVSPKVHALSTLIVGLSAVFLALGYALSRRRV
- a CDS encoding ABC transporter permease yields the protein MNEAATPGQRILRVLVTVGPGGLWLFLFVLLPSLLVLLASFLSRGPYGELGLPLGLHNYARALQPVYLEAFAQSLLVGVWATLLSALLGYPLAFYIARHPKRDLLLFLLLLPFLTNFLIRVYAWLVLLQREGLVNAFLGAFGLGPFAFYPSFGAVLLATVYTFLPFFVLPVYASVERLDWQLLEAAYDLGARPFRAFLHAVLPQTYPGLFAGSVLVFIPAMGTFVVADLLGAGRVVLIGNLIQQQFGVTRDWAFGAALSVFLMGFVLLSLYLYARIQGERGLEELV